In Marivirga salinae, a single window of DNA contains:
- a CDS encoding SOS response-associated peptidase: MCYDVSYLTQKKKKYAKRHPDKDMSALEDLFNEKGEPIKPIFHVTGFEHPKLPIITNENPEAISLIQWGLIPSWTKDDKQANEIHNKTINARGETLFEKPAFRKAAADRRCIIMVDGFFEHHHKQKQQIPYFISLKDQSPISLAGIWEDWENPENGKKISTASIVTTKANSLMAEIHNNPKLKEARMPLILPEELESEWLMMIEDKISEEQVKALIQPFDEKLMQAWPVKTIRGKKNKTQSADIIEKHEFGEQLGLF; encoded by the coding sequence ATGTGTTATGATGTCAGTTATTTAACCCAAAAGAAAAAGAAATATGCAAAGCGCCATCCTGATAAGGATATGAGTGCTTTAGAAGATCTATTTAATGAAAAAGGAGAACCCATCAAGCCTATTTTTCATGTCACAGGTTTTGAGCATCCTAAACTGCCGATTATAACAAATGAAAATCCAGAGGCGATTAGTTTGATTCAATGGGGCTTGATACCATCTTGGACAAAAGATGACAAGCAAGCAAACGAAATCCACAATAAAACAATCAATGCCAGAGGTGAAACCCTATTTGAAAAGCCTGCTTTTAGAAAAGCTGCAGCGGATAGAAGATGTATCATTATGGTAGATGGTTTTTTTGAACACCACCACAAACAAAAACAACAAATACCCTATTTCATTAGCTTAAAAGATCAATCTCCTATCAGTTTAGCAGGGATTTGGGAAGATTGGGAAAATCCTGAAAATGGAAAGAAAATATCCACCGCAAGCATTGTGACCACTAAGGCTAATTCTTTAATGGCAGAAATTCATAACAATCCAAAATTGAAAGAAGCTAGAATGCCTTTAATTCTTCCTGAAGAGTTGGAATCAGAATGGTTAATGATGATTGAAGATAAAATTAGCGAAGAACAAGTGAAAGCACTCATTCAGCCATTTGATGAGAAATTAATGCAAGCATGGCCTGTAAAAACTATTAGAGGTAAGAAAAATAAAACCCAATCCGCAGATATTATTGAAAAGCATGAATTTGGGGAACAACTGGGCTTGTTCTAG
- a CDS encoding ABC-F family ATP-binding cassette domain-containing protein, with protein sequence MISVDAVGVEFSGSTLFNNITFNINENDRIALMGKNGAGKSTLLKIIAGANKPTYGKISAPGDAIIAYLPQHLLTEDDSTVFEEASKAFAAILEMKNQMEWCNQQLETRTDYESDEYSKIIEQVSELSEKYYSIDDINVDAEVEKTLLGLGFLRSDFDRSTAEFSGGWRMRIELAKILLKKPDLILLDEPTNHLDIESVQWLEDFLTTSAKAVMVISHDKTFVDNLTNRTIEITQGKIYDYKTNYSHYLELRKERREQQQKHFDEQAKQIADIQQFIDRFKGTYSKTLQVQSRVKMLEKMEIVEVDEVDTAALNLKFPPAPRSGNYPVIADGLSKAYGDHLVFNDVSLTIARGEKIAFVGKNGEGKSTLVKAIMGEIDYEGELQVGHNSMIGYFAQNQAALLDGDLTVFQTIDNIAKGDVRTKIKDMLGAFMFSGDALDKKVKVLSGGERTRLAMIKLLLQPVNLLILDEPTNHLDIKTKEILKDALKAFEGTMILVSHDRDFLDGLANKVFEFGNKRVKEHFEDINGFLRNKKMENLKEIERKG encoded by the coding sequence ATGATTTCAGTAGATGCAGTTGGCGTTGAATTTAGTGGCTCCACCCTATTTAATAACATTACTTTTAATATTAATGAGAATGATCGCATAGCCCTGATGGGTAAAAATGGTGCAGGAAAATCGACTTTACTCAAAATAATTGCTGGTGCTAATAAACCTACTTATGGTAAAATTTCAGCTCCAGGAGATGCAATAATTGCCTATTTACCTCAGCATTTATTAACAGAAGACGACTCTACCGTTTTTGAAGAAGCTTCAAAAGCTTTTGCTGCCATTTTGGAGATGAAAAATCAGATGGAGTGGTGTAATCAGCAGCTAGAAACACGTACAGATTATGAATCCGATGAATACAGCAAAATAATAGAGCAAGTCTCTGAACTCAGTGAAAAATACTATAGCATTGATGATATCAATGTGGATGCTGAGGTTGAGAAAACTTTACTCGGTTTGGGATTTCTAAGGTCAGATTTTGATCGTTCTACTGCTGAATTTAGCGGTGGATGGCGAATGCGAATTGAATTGGCTAAAATTCTACTGAAAAAACCTGATTTAATCCTGTTAGATGAGCCAACCAATCATTTGGATATTGAATCAGTGCAATGGCTAGAAGATTTTCTAACCACCAGTGCAAAGGCAGTAATGGTGATCAGTCACGATAAAACCTTTGTGGACAATTTAACCAATCGCACCATTGAAATCACGCAAGGAAAAATATACGATTATAAAACCAACTATTCGCATTATTTAGAACTCCGCAAAGAAAGACGCGAACAACAACAAAAACATTTTGATGAACAAGCGAAGCAGATAGCTGATATTCAGCAATTTATTGATCGGTTTAAAGGCACCTATTCCAAAACGCTCCAAGTACAATCTCGCGTGAAAATGCTAGAAAAAATGGAGATTGTGGAAGTAGATGAAGTTGACACCGCTGCATTAAATTTGAAATTCCCTCCTGCTCCACGATCAGGAAATTATCCGGTAATTGCAGATGGTTTGAGTAAAGCTTATGGTGATCATTTGGTTTTCAATGATGTTTCTCTGACCATAGCCAGAGGTGAAAAAATTGCTTTTGTGGGTAAAAATGGTGAAGGTAAATCCACCTTGGTAAAAGCCATTATGGGTGAAATTGACTATGAGGGTGAATTGCAAGTGGGCCATAATAGTATGATTGGTTATTTCGCTCAAAATCAAGCAGCTTTATTAGATGGTGACTTAACTGTTTTCCAAACTATTGACAATATTGCTAAAGGAGATGTAAGAACTAAAATAAAAGATATGTTGGGTGCTTTTATGTTTAGTGGGGATGCACTTGATAAAAAAGTAAAAGTACTTTCCGGAGGAGAACGCACCCGTTTGGCCATGATTAAATTATTGCTTCAGCCTGTTAATTTGTTAATTCTGGATGAACCTACCAACCATTTGGATATCAAAACAAAGGAGATTTTAAAAGATGCCTTGAAAGCTTTTGAAGGTACTATGATATTAGTCTCTCACGATAGGGATTTCCTTGATGGCTTAGCCAACAAAGTATTTGAATTTGGTAATAAGCGGGTAAAAGAGCATTTCGAGGATATTAACGGTTTCTTAAGAAATAAGAAAATGGAGAATTTGAAGGAGATTGAGCGGAAGGGTTGA
- a CDS encoding S8 family serine peptidase → MKYILTLLLSIFIFQQSLAQDYVPGLIVVKLKDEDQTNRKKSSNTLSLDLLEKDSKVKNIQYLGKKSGFFQRKQEKSRLDNIYKLDIKKDISEEDYIKYINSFDNIEYAERYPNVKPLYVPNDPEAQFGREQFHLAQINVYDAWNVTQGNEDIIIGVIDTGADLDHEDLVGNLYLNVDDSEDGVDNDNDGYIDNYYGWDFADNDNSPEADGSTHGTGVTGIAAAATDNNTGIAGIGFNTKFMPIKIFQTESNFSRNSYEAIIYAADQGCDVINLSWGSSGRYSQFAQDIINYAALEKDAVIVAAAGNTNAELDFFPASYDNVLSVGFVNADDSRNSNATYSDFIDLVAPGSGIYSTENNDTYATDGGSSYAAPMVAGAAALVRSVFPEWNALQVMEQLRVSTDDINDVANNSNFQYKFGKGRLNVFKALADYETPAIRISNVNYTNGLDEAAYFGDTLDITIEFTNFLEAAENISVSLTSSSPYVNILQGDFEIPALGTSQKITNENNSFKVVLSEDLPEDEALNFRILFEGEFYNDYQSFQIQSSPKIRLFEYNGWEFGFTATGNLGRSYATPFSNYAVTFDGKRLIDHMGLILSVGEDSLRRNTLVNPNSFQYLEEFQSTESLKRYDDITADFDVRSVFKEQDTISNPLNIYIDQRFLGWDDESNILIHQYQLQNRSKANYDSVYFALFTDYALSDKIDNKLNYDSAYQLSYAFNEAENEYVGLGFIGNQDSIFYAFDLAEENGHISDLENDSLRQNVIQNALQNPFSQRQAGELAGGNNVGGLHGLMISEFPAASTQSFSFALLRANSLAELQALIEKAREKDSLSALKPPFGKQILICRDDTPVIEAQDGYSLKVYASPSVDTTLYEGTAFETGTISNDSVFYISEIDTSGISSIRKRWILSITKPNAAFMVPDGPLLLEPEIDNVFRFMDESNKAVSWDWSFSNGFTSTNQNPNITIEEAGDYEVELIVSNTFGCKDTLIQSFQAVMRSPKPQITNQEVCKNESLSLNDPTIDEITVYADSLMNNKLFTGAEFVVEELDQDTVFFLRNETGEYPSTLVEVEVSIIPIAAKMEVSLDLNSSNEELQGVAISNSEYATNLIWMMGNDTLGTENEIYFNLKDLNDRQLKLMAISEYGCIDSTVFETTKSEIPEFDDYYLCQSQSVNLSALNTDAVYYFTDENLSEFIGKGSNVTVSAVSEDMTVYAVNVENIEPSDIVEVPIFVSNLSADFNASHDTINLAFEQNIILEALSESGTEWTWHLNGNEIGNSKNLQHEIGKAGVFTVELLVSDSLGCSAQSQQEVVVFNDPLLGTKNELKSYFSIFPNPADKMIHLTGDGQFKYDSYSIIDTKGKELMKGENDKPIIQTEIIDVSELKEGPYYLIIRKGKQEGSFLFVIRR, encoded by the coding sequence ATGAAGTACATTTTAACACTCTTGCTGAGTATTTTTATTTTTCAGCAAAGTTTAGCTCAAGATTATGTCCCAGGGCTAATTGTAGTGAAACTAAAGGATGAAGATCAAACAAATAGAAAAAAATCATCGAACACATTAAGTTTAGACCTTTTAGAAAAGGATAGTAAAGTTAAAAATATCCAATATCTGGGAAAGAAAAGTGGATTTTTTCAAAGAAAGCAAGAGAAAAGTCGATTAGATAATATCTACAAACTGGATATCAAAAAGGATATCTCCGAGGAAGACTATATAAAATATATCAACAGCTTTGATAATATTGAATATGCAGAGCGATATCCGAATGTAAAACCACTCTACGTTCCCAATGACCCGGAAGCTCAATTTGGTCGGGAGCAATTTCATTTAGCTCAGATTAATGTTTATGACGCATGGAATGTTACACAAGGGAATGAAGATATTATTATAGGAGTTATTGATACCGGAGCAGATTTAGACCATGAAGATTTAGTAGGGAATTTGTATTTGAATGTCGATGATTCTGAAGATGGAGTAGATAATGATAATGATGGTTATATAGATAATTATTATGGTTGGGATTTTGCCGATAATGATAATTCTCCTGAAGCGGATGGCAGTACCCACGGAACAGGTGTGACTGGCATTGCAGCTGCTGCTACTGATAATAATACTGGAATAGCAGGTATCGGTTTTAACACCAAATTTATGCCGATTAAAATATTTCAGACTGAGAGTAATTTTTCTCGAAATAGTTATGAAGCCATAATCTATGCGGCTGATCAAGGTTGTGATGTCATTAATCTTTCTTGGGGGAGTTCAGGTAGATATTCACAGTTTGCCCAAGATATTATCAATTATGCAGCACTCGAAAAGGATGCAGTGATTGTTGCTGCGGCAGGTAATACAAATGCAGAACTTGATTTTTTTCCAGCATCCTATGATAATGTCCTTTCTGTAGGTTTTGTAAATGCTGATGATAGTCGAAATTCTAATGCCACTTATAGTGATTTTATTGATTTGGTAGCCCCAGGCTCAGGAATTTATTCTACTGAAAATAATGATACTTATGCCACTGATGGTGGTTCATCTTATGCTGCCCCTATGGTTGCTGGAGCTGCTGCTTTGGTTCGATCAGTTTTTCCCGAATGGAATGCACTTCAAGTTATGGAGCAATTAAGAGTAAGCACTGATGATATTAATGATGTAGCTAATAATAGCAATTTTCAATATAAATTTGGGAAAGGTAGATTGAATGTTTTCAAGGCTTTAGCTGATTATGAAACTCCAGCTATCCGTATCTCAAATGTAAATTATACAAATGGATTAGATGAGGCAGCATATTTTGGTGATACCTTAGATATCACGATTGAATTCACTAATTTCTTAGAAGCAGCTGAAAATATAAGTGTGAGTTTAACTTCATCTAGTCCTTATGTGAATATTTTACAAGGTGATTTCGAAATTCCTGCTTTAGGCACATCCCAAAAAATCACGAATGAAAACAACAGTTTTAAAGTAGTGCTTTCGGAAGATTTACCAGAAGATGAAGCCTTGAATTTCAGAATCTTATTTGAAGGCGAATTTTATAATGATTACCAATCCTTTCAAATTCAAAGCAGTCCTAAAATAAGGCTATTTGAATACAATGGGTGGGAATTTGGCTTTACGGCCACTGGTAATTTAGGAAGAAGTTATGCTACTCCATTTTCAAATTATGCAGTCACTTTTGATGGTAAAAGATTGATAGACCATATGGGATTGATTTTATCCGTAGGAGAGGATAGCCTAAGAAGAAACACCTTGGTCAACCCGAACTCATTTCAATATTTGGAAGAATTTCAAAGCACAGAATCCTTAAAAAGATATGATGATATCACAGCTGATTTTGATGTGAGAAGTGTTTTTAAAGAACAGGATACTATTTCTAATCCACTGAATATTTATATCGATCAACGCTTTTTAGGTTGGGATGATGAAAGCAACATTTTAATTCATCAATATCAATTACAAAATAGGAGTAAAGCAAACTATGATTCAGTTTATTTTGCCCTTTTTACAGATTATGCTTTGTCTGATAAAATTGATAATAAATTAAATTATGATAGTGCCTATCAGCTTTCTTATGCATTCAATGAAGCTGAAAATGAGTATGTAGGATTGGGCTTTATTGGAAATCAGGATTCAATATTTTACGCCTTCGATTTGGCTGAAGAAAACGGACACATCAGCGATCTGGAAAATGATAGTCTTAGGCAAAACGTTATTCAAAATGCTTTGCAAAATCCATTCTCTCAAAGACAAGCCGGAGAATTGGCCGGAGGAAATAATGTAGGAGGATTACATGGATTAATGATTTCTGAATTTCCTGCTGCAAGCACACAATCCTTTTCTTTCGCACTATTAAGAGCTAATAGTTTAGCGGAATTGCAGGCACTAATCGAAAAAGCACGAGAAAAAGATTCTTTATCAGCATTAAAGCCACCATTTGGAAAGCAAATATTGATTTGTCGTGATGATACGCCTGTAATTGAAGCGCAGGATGGGTATTCACTTAAAGTTTATGCTTCTCCTTCAGTTGATACCACTTTATATGAAGGAACTGCTTTTGAAACAGGTACTATTAGCAATGATTCAGTATTTTATATATCAGAAATTGACACTTCCGGTATTAGCTCAATTAGAAAGCGATGGATTTTGAGTATTACTAAACCTAATGCAGCTTTTATGGTTCCTGATGGACCACTATTACTGGAACCTGAAATTGATAATGTTTTCAGATTTATGGATGAGAGTAATAAGGCTGTAAGTTGGGATTGGAGCTTTAGTAATGGTTTTACATCCACTAATCAAAATCCTAATATCACCATAGAAGAAGCGGGAGATTATGAAGTGGAATTAATTGTCAGTAATACTTTTGGATGCAAGGATACGTTGATTCAAAGTTTTCAGGCAGTTATGAGGTCACCTAAACCTCAAATAACCAATCAAGAAGTTTGTAAAAATGAAAGCCTGAGTTTGAATGATCCAACAATAGATGAAATTACGGTTTATGCCGATAGTTTAATGAATAATAAGCTTTTTACAGGGGCTGAATTTGTGGTTGAAGAATTAGATCAGGATACAGTTTTCTTTTTACGAAATGAGACAGGAGAATATCCATCAACATTAGTGGAAGTGGAAGTTTCAATTATTCCTATTGCTGCCAAAATGGAAGTAAGTCTTGATTTAAATTCATCAAATGAAGAATTGCAAGGAGTTGCCATAAGCAATAGTGAATATGCCACAAACTTGATTTGGATGATGGGTAATGATACCCTAGGAACTGAAAATGAAATCTATTTCAATTTAAAAGATTTGAATGATCGGCAGTTGAAATTAATGGCTATTTCAGAATACGGATGTATTGATTCAACTGTATTTGAAACAACTAAAAGCGAAATTCCTGAATTTGATGATTATTATTTATGCCAAAGCCAATCAGTAAATTTATCAGCTTTGAATACGGATGCTGTTTACTATTTTACAGATGAAAATCTGAGTGAATTTATAGGGAAAGGTTCTAATGTTACTGTTTCGGCAGTCAGCGAAGATATGACTGTTTATGCAGTAAATGTAGAAAACATTGAGCCTTCGGATATAGTTGAAGTACCCATATTTGTTAGTAATCTATCGGCTGATTTTAATGCCTCTCACGATACTATCAATTTGGCTTTCGAGCAAAATATCATACTTGAAGCATTATCTGAGTCTGGAACAGAATGGACTTGGCACTTAAATGGAAACGAAATAGGAAATAGTAAAAATCTACAACACGAGATCGGTAAAGCAGGCGTGTTTACTGTTGAATTATTGGTTTCTGATTCATTAGGCTGTAGCGCACAATCTCAACAAGAAGTTGTGGTTTTTAATGATCCATTACTGGGTACTAAAAATGAATTGAAATCCTATTTTTCAATATTTCCTAATCCAGCTGATAAAATGATTCATTTAACTGGTGATGGTCAATTTAAATATGATAGCTATTCTATAATTGATACCAAGGGAAAAGAATTGATGAAAGGGGAAAATGATAAACCCATCATTCAAACTGAAATTATTGATGTGTCAGAATTAAAAGAAGGACCATATTATTTAATCATAAGAAAAGGTAAACAAGAAGGGTCCTTTTTATTTGTAATAAGACGTTAA
- a CDS encoding helix-turn-helix transcriptional regulator: MTNNLRVERAIKNITQEELAKIVGVSRQTINSIESNKYVLSTMLALRISEYFKKPVNEIFFLTDEDRN; the protein is encoded by the coding sequence ATGACCAATAACCTAAGAGTAGAAAGGGCTATTAAAAACATTACTCAAGAGGAACTTGCTAAAATAGTGGGAGTGTCCCGACAAACGATCAATTCCATTGAAAGTAATAAATACGTGCTGTCTACAATGTTAGCTTTGAGGATATCTGAATATTTTAAAAAGCCGGTTAATGAAATATTCTTTTTGACAGATGAAGATCGGAATTAA
- a CDS encoding mechanosensitive ion channel family protein, translated as MQNNKIDSVKNELAKPIEAITTKLDTWMEMLVEMIPNMLLSIILFIIFIVLARLVRKLFIKVFQKSSDNKALQNLFATIIHYSMIGIGLFIILDLLNLDKAVTSLLAGVGVIGLALGFAFQDIAANFVSGVILAFRKPFLIDDVVQVGDLMGIVNRTNLRVTVIRTYQGQEVYVPNKDVLSNAITNYSILGERRIDLAVGVSYGEDLHKVHDLVLETLKNLEGVIRHEDMIFTYKEFGDSSINFEIKFWIKFPDNPSFLEMRSKAIMAVKDAFDKDGITIPFPIRTLDFGIKGGQKLSEMNIGPNNSLSSK; from the coding sequence ATGCAGAATAATAAAATTGATTCAGTTAAAAATGAATTAGCAAAACCTATAGAAGCCATCACAACTAAACTGGATACATGGATGGAAATGTTAGTGGAAATGATTCCCAACATGTTATTATCCATTATTTTATTCATCATTTTCATCGTTCTAGCTCGCTTGGTTAGAAAATTATTTATTAAGGTATTTCAAAAATCCTCTGATAATAAAGCACTCCAAAACCTATTCGCCACCATTATCCATTATTCCATGATTGGCATAGGGTTGTTCATTATTCTAGATCTTCTTAATTTAGACAAAGCGGTCACTTCACTATTAGCGGGAGTAGGGGTAATCGGTTTGGCTTTAGGTTTTGCATTCCAAGATATAGCTGCAAATTTTGTTTCAGGGGTTATTTTGGCATTTAGAAAGCCTTTTTTGATAGATGATGTGGTTCAAGTAGGAGATTTGATGGGAATTGTCAATCGAACCAATCTACGTGTTACAGTTATTAGAACATATCAAGGGCAAGAAGTTTACGTCCCTAATAAAGACGTTTTATCAAATGCTATAACCAACTATTCTATTTTAGGAGAAAGAAGAATTGATTTAGCTGTTGGGGTCTCTTATGGTGAGGATCTTCACAAAGTCCATGATTTAGTATTGGAAACGCTTAAGAATTTGGAAGGTGTTATCCGCCATGAAGATATGATATTTACATATAAAGAATTTGGAGATAGCTCTATTAATTTTGAAATAAAATTTTGGATAAAATTCCCTGATAACCCCAGCTTTTTAGAAATGCGATCAAAAGCCATAATGGCTGTAAAAGATGCCTTCGATAAAGATGGGATCACAATACCTTTCCCAATCCGAACATTGGATTTTGGCATAAAAGGAGGTCAGAAATTATCTGAAATGAATATTGGTCCAAATAATAGTTTAAGCAGTAAATGA
- a CDS encoding Dabb family protein yields the protein MKNIFKVLLLLSILSFILSCQKSDNKVNSTEVQSTKCMLQHNVYFYLQDSISNAEIKEFEAGLKKLLSIDVIYQSEAGMTGTTKSREVTDHEFDYSLFIWFKTMEDYEVYAEHPDHMEFIDDFKHLWSDVKVYDSEIIEIGAE from the coding sequence ATGAAGAATATATTCAAAGTTCTATTATTGCTAAGCATTTTATCCTTTATCTTATCTTGTCAGAAATCTGATAATAAGGTGAACAGCACTGAAGTTCAATCAACTAAGTGTATGCTTCAGCATAATGTCTATTTCTATTTGCAGGATAGTATTAGCAATGCAGAAATTAAGGAATTTGAAGCTGGACTCAAAAAACTTCTTTCAATCGATGTAATTTATCAATCTGAAGCGGGCATGACAGGTACTACCAAATCAAGAGAAGTCACAGATCATGAGTTTGATTATTCACTTTTTATCTGGTTCAAAACCATGGAAGATTATGAAGTTTATGCTGAGCACCCCGATCATATGGAATTTATAGATGACTTTAAGCATTTATGGTCAGACGTTAAAGTTTATGATTCCGAAATCATTGAAATTGGTGCTGAATAA
- a CDS encoding response regulator: MDTLNILLVEDNEADILITQEILNQESGLNILNSVSSAEEALMYLNKIGPFHFAEKPDIILLDINLPKSNGFAVLVEVKSTPDLKDIPVIILTSSSCDYDKEFALKNKADMYMEKPLEFNPIKDFLKKRDYQNSIILEKI, translated from the coding sequence ATGGATACTTTAAACATTTTACTCGTTGAAGATAATGAAGCTGATATTCTAATTACTCAAGAGATTTTAAATCAAGAAAGTGGTTTGAATATTCTTAATTCTGTAAGTAGTGCAGAAGAAGCACTCATGTATTTAAACAAGATAGGTCCTTTTCATTTTGCTGAAAAGCCTGACATTATCTTATTAGATATAAATTTACCCAAAAGTAATGGTTTTGCAGTTTTGGTAGAAGTAAAAAGCACTCCTGATTTAAAGGATATTCCAGTCATCATCTTAACTTCTTCTAGTTGCGACTATGACAAAGAGTTTGCGCTAAAAAATAAGGCAGACATGTATATGGAAAAACCGTTAGAATTTAATCCAATTAAGGATTTTCTAAAAAAGCGTGACTACCAAAATTCTATAATTTTAGAAAAAATTTGA
- the paaN gene encoding phenylacetic acid degradation protein PaaN produces the protein MSLYEKHKDTLKKAIDAVHDRSFYAQYPEHPSPKIYGETADKDGQDKFKASLDKKFEDLLQTDPEAWVGQEESPYLQKPLGILYPAFSAETLIDRSQKAWTQWRNTSIDDRAAILVESLDRFKERFFENAYATMHTTGQGYMMAFQASGPHAADRAMEAVAFGYDELKRFPEKKFWDKPMGKFNVQLNKSWKPMPKGLSMVIGCSTFPTWNSVPGLYASLITGNPCIVKPHPGAILPMAIVVAEIQKVLKENGIDPNVCQLAPDTYDKMITKDLAENKAIKLIDYTGSSAFGDYLEGLDGKIVFTEKTGVNSVILDSAENIDKVAQNLAFSVCLYSGQMCTCPQNFFIPEGGINTPDGKVSFEDFAQKLADNINGLVDNPKAGPFVLGAIQNANTLSHTEEAKKLGGKVWLESRTIENPMFDKARTATPIVVEMSASDEDKFTNELFGPVVLLIKTKDTNQSVDLASSLAENHGAISCAAYTTDETIKNLIMDKMGMAATSVSFNLTGAIHVNQNAGFSDFHVTGGNPAGNASLTNPEYVIKRFTWVGFREPAEG, from the coding sequence ATGAGTTTATACGAAAAGCACAAAGACACTTTAAAAAAGGCAATAGATGCTGTTCATGATCGCTCTTTTTATGCGCAATACCCTGAGCATCCATCACCCAAAATTTACGGAGAAACTGCCGATAAAGATGGTCAGGACAAATTCAAAGCAAGTTTAGATAAGAAATTTGAGGATTTATTGCAAACTGACCCTGAAGCATGGGTGGGTCAGGAAGAATCTCCTTATTTACAAAAACCATTAGGGATTTTATACCCTGCATTTAGTGCAGAAACTTTGATTGACAGAAGCCAAAAAGCCTGGACGCAATGGAGAAACACCTCTATTGATGACCGAGCGGCTATTTTAGTAGAAAGTTTAGATAGATTTAAGGAGCGTTTCTTTGAAAATGCTTATGCCACCATGCATACAACCGGACAAGGTTATATGATGGCTTTTCAGGCATCAGGTCCTCATGCTGCAGATCGTGCGATGGAAGCCGTTGCTTTTGGATATGATGAATTGAAAAGATTCCCAGAAAAGAAATTCTGGGATAAGCCTATGGGCAAATTCAATGTACAATTGAATAAAAGCTGGAAACCAATGCCAAAAGGATTAAGCATGGTGATAGGTTGTAGCACCTTCCCTACTTGGAATTCAGTTCCAGGATTGTATGCTTCACTAATCACAGGAAATCCTTGCATTGTTAAACCACATCCAGGTGCAATCTTGCCAATGGCTATAGTGGTAGCTGAAATTCAGAAAGTATTAAAGGAAAACGGAATTGACCCTAATGTTTGTCAATTGGCTCCTGATACCTATGATAAAATGATCACAAAAGATTTAGCAGAAAATAAAGCAATCAAATTAATTGATTATACCGGAAGCTCAGCATTTGGAGATTATTTGGAAGGTTTAGATGGTAAAATTGTTTTCACAGAAAAAACTGGAGTGAATTCTGTAATTCTTGATTCTGCAGAAAACATAGATAAGGTAGCTCAAAATTTAGCTTTTTCAGTTTGTTTGTATTCGGGTCAGATGTGTACCTGCCCGCAAAACTTCTTTATTCCTGAAGGTGGTATCAACACTCCTGATGGAAAAGTAAGTTTCGAAGATTTTGCACAAAAATTAGCTGATAACATCAATGGATTAGTTGATAATCCTAAAGCAGGACCATTTGTGTTGGGAGCAATACAAAATGCTAATACTTTAAGCCATACGGAAGAAGCTAAGAAATTAGGTGGAAAAGTATGGCTGGAGAGCAGAACAATTGAAAACCCAATGTTCGATAAGGCAAGGACTGCAACTCCAATTGTGGTGGAAATGAGTGCTTCTGATGAAGATAAATTCACCAATGAATTGTTCGGCCCTGTAGTTTTATTAATCAAAACTAAAGACACCAATCAATCAGTAGATTTAGCATCTAGTTTAGCTGAAAATCATGGAGCAATTTCATGTGCAGCTTATACTACAGATGAAACTATCAAAAATCTGATTATGGATAAAATGGGAATGGCCGCTACTTCAGTTAGTTTTAATTTAACAGGTGCTATTCACGTAAATCAAAATGCTGGTTTCTCAGATTTCCACGTTACAGGTGGTAATCCTGCTGGAAACGCATCTTTGACTAATCCTGAATATGTGATAAAAAGATTTACTTGGGTAGGTTTCAGAGAGCCTGCTGAAGGGTAA